The Peromyscus leucopus breed LL Stock unplaced genomic scaffold, UCI_PerLeu_2.1 scaffold_1428, whole genome shotgun sequence genome includes a region encoding these proteins:
- the LOC114688755 gene encoding oogenesin-1-like, translated as MGNQAPPTLQQLAIKGLLREEALAISALEVMPWMLLPAMFEVAFKNRQTNVLRAMVPIWPFPCLPVGALIKTPHLETLKALLDGLDAFTTQMACSRKGKVRVLDLTTTDTHFWSIWAGNYEGDCSQQVVRHEQPMETCHDPGMKNNLKVVTDLKLVDNDTKDYANHLAQWAQQRKGSIHLCCLKLQIWESCISNVIEILKSVDLHCIRELHLRDLWIDDMAAFGPYLGQMRNLHTLVLEGITNTFRMDESQGLEEEWISTLLSQFPKFHCLQHLYINDIYLLVGCMREWLRSLKKPLETLSITYCHLSQEDLDHLPQCLNLSELRHLHLNSVFLDEWLGPLGLLLERVKATLQDLELEKCWLEDSQFRMLLPALSQCSQLTKVNFIDNNLSLPLLMQLLHNIAKLSKLTQELYPAPLECYDHRGLVLVDQFDQLCPELLSIIMRKRKPRKVTFATRQCYKCFNHSIYELESRHCLCWQ; from the exons ATGGGAAACCAAGCCCCACCAACACTCCAGCAGCTTGCAATAAAAGGGCTACTGAGGGAGGAGGCCTTGGCCATTTCTGCTCTGGAGGTGATGCCCTGGATGCTGCTACCAGCAATGTTTGAGGTGGCCTTCaagaacagacagacaaatgtCCTGAGGGCCATGGTCCCTATATGGCCATTCCCTTGCCTTCCTGTAGGAGCCCTGATAAAGACCCCCCACCTGGAAACTTTGAAGGCTCTGCTTGATGGACTAGATGCCTTTACTACACAGATGGCTTGCTCCAG AAAGGGGAAAGTCAGAGTGCTGGATTTGACGACCACAGACACTCACTTCTGGAGCATATGGGCTGGAAACTATGAAGGAGACTGCTCTCAACAGGTCGTGAGACATGAGCAGCCCATGGAGACATGTCATGACCCAGGGATGAAGAACAATTTGAAGGTGgtaactgacctcaaacttgtggaCAACGACACCAAAGATTATGCCAATCACTTGGCGCAGTGGGCCCAGCAGAGAAAAGGTTCCATTCATCTATGCTGTCTGAAGCTTCAGATTTGGGAATCATGCATCTCCAATGTCATAGAGATCTTAAAATCTGTAGATCTCCACTGTATAAGGGAGCTGCACCTGCGTGATTTGTGGATAGACGACATGGCTGCTTTTGGACCTTACCTGGGGCAAATGAGAAACCTTCACACTCTAGTCCTAGAAGGCATCACCAATACCTTCAGGATGGATGAATCCCAAGGGCTGGAAGAGGAGTGGATAAGCACATTGCTCTCTCAGTTCCCCAAATTCCATTGCCTACAGCATCTCTATATAAATGATATCTACCTTCTAGTTGGCTGCATGAGAGAATGGCTCAG GTCCCTGAAGAAGCCCTTGGAGACCCTATCCATTACTTACTGTCACCTCTCCCAGGAAGACTTGGATCATCTGCCCCAGTGCCTGAACCTTTCTGAGCTCCGGCATCTGCACCTGAACTCTGTATTTTTAGATGAGTGGCTTGGACCACTTGGACTTCTCCTGGAAAGAGTCAAAGCCACTTTACAAGACCTAGAACTGGAGAAATGTTGGCTGGAGGATTCACAATTCAGGATGCTCTTGCCTGCCCTGAGCCAATGCTCCCAGCTCACCAAGGTCAATTTCATTGATAAtaatctgtctctgcctctcctcatGCAACTGCTTCACAACATAGCCAAATTGAGCAAGCTGACCCAGGAGCTTTACCCTGCACCTCTGGAATGCTACGACCACAGGGGCCTAGTACTTGTAGATCAGTTTGACCAACTTTGCCCCGAACTCTTAAGtataataatgagaaaaagaaagcccaGAAAAGTGACTTTTGCTACAAGACAATGCTATAAATGTTTCAATCATTCTATCTATGAGCTGGAGAGCAGGCATTGCCTGTGCTGGCAATAA